In Actinoplanes lobatus, the DNA window TCGATGAGCTTGCCCAGGGCGTGGCTCGGGGACCGCAGCTGGAGGCCGGTCCGCATCTTCGGGTCGGAGCCGATCGGGTTGAAGTAGCGCAGCGACAGCACCTTGATCGGGGTCGCGGCGGTGATGTCGCTCAGCATCTGCTCGACGATCAGCTTGGTCCGCGCGTACGGGCTGAGCGCCGTGAGGGCCGAGCTCTCGTCGACGGTGAAGTCCTCGCCGGGCTGGTAGATCGACGCCGACGAGCTGAACAGCAGCCGGGTGACGCCCTTGCCGATCAGGTGGTCGACGAACTCCAGGGTCTTCGCCACGTTCTCCCGGTAGTAATGAACCGGGCGCTCCACCGACTCCGGCACCACGATGAGCGCCGCGCAGTGCACCACGGCCGTGATGTCCGGGTGTTCGTCGAAGATCCGATCGAGGATCGCGGGGTCGGCGATGTCACCCTCGTAGAAGGGCCGGCCCTCGCAGAACTCGCGGCGGCCGGTGACCAGATTGTCCAGGATGACGGGCTGGTGTCCGTTGTCGAGCAGACAGGACGCGATCGTGCTGCCGATGAAGCCCGCGCCACCGGCGATGAGTACCTTCACGAAACGTCCTCTCGTTCTCCGAATCCCGCACCGAGGCTAGCTGACCTCATCATCCGGCCGGTGACACCGGGCCGCAGCCATTCACCGCCGCCTTGATCGTGAGCCGGATGAGAGCACGCTGGCTGTAACCTATGATGCTGACCGCCTTGGGCCCCGTCCCCATCACCGCGTCCCGTGCACACCCCGCCTCCTGGCTGCGACGACGGACGCGAGAGCTTTGAACTTTCAGAAAGGACCACGTCGACCGTGACCTCGCCCCAGCCCCGGCCCCCAGACGTCACAGTCGTGGTCATCGTGTACAACGACGCGGCCCGGATCGAGACCGCGGTCCGCTCGGTGCTGAACCAGTCTCTGCGCAGCCACGAGGTGATCGTCTGCGACGACCACAGCACGGACGGCACGCAGGCCGTGGTGGAGCGGCTCGTCGCGGAGCACCCGGACGTGGTGCGCTACATCCGGCTGGAGGCCAACTCGGGCCACTGCGGCGCGCCCCGCAACCGGGGTGTGGCGGCGGCCCGGGGCCGGTTCATCATGTTCCTGGACAGTGACGACACCCTGGACCAGCACGCCTGCCGCAACATGGTGGCGATGGCCGAGCAGTCGCACGCCGACATGGTCATCGGCCGTTGCGTCCGGCACGACGTGGCGACCGGCAAGGAGACCTCCTGGATGCCCTGGCTGGTCCAGCGCAAGGTGGTCTACGAGTCGCTGCACGACCAGCCCGAGCTGCTCTACGACGTGCTGTCGACCAACAAGCTGTACCGGCACGACTTCCTGACCCGGGAGAACCTGGTCTTCCTGGAGGACCGGCTGTACGAGGACAACCTGTTCTCGGCGCACGCGTACCTCGCGGCCAAGAAGATCGCGATCATCCCGCAGCACATCTACACGTGGAACATCGAGCGCAAGGCGGCGAACCTCTCGATCACCCGCCGGGCCGCCGACATCCGCAACATCACCGACCGGATCATCGTCACCCGCAAGATCGACGACCTGCTGACCAAGCACGACGCCGGTGACCTGCGGTTGCAGAAGGACATCCGGTTCATCGAGAACGACCTGCGGGTGCACCTGGCCCGGCTCGGCACCCTCCCGGAGGAGAACCAGCGGGCCCTGGTCGACGCCGCCCGGCCCTACCTGGAGACCCTCCAGCCGGAGGCGTTCCTCCAGGCCAAGCCGCTGCCCGCGATGGCCGCCTACCTGGCCCGGCAGGGTGACTACCACGGTGTGGCCACGGTGCACGACTACATGGTCGGCAAGCCGTTCCAGCCGCACCTGACCGCCGACCTGGTGGTCCACGACGGCCGGGTGTACTGGTCCGACCGGCACCTGGACGACGAGCTGGGCCGCGCGGTGCTGGACGTCACCGAGCTGGGCCTCCAGGACCGCCCGCTCAGCAAACTGCGCCTGGGCGGCCGGATCGACAGCGTCCACCGCGACGGCGACCTGGTCACCATCGCCGGCTCGTTCGTCAACCCGCTCGGCCGGATCACCGTCGAGTCGGCGCCGAAGGCGCAGCTGGTCTTCTCCGAGCGGCGCAGCAAGCGCCGGGTGTTCAAGACGAAGGCCCAGCTCGTCGTGGACGAGCAGCGGGTCGGCTGGACGGTCACCTTCGAGCCGGAGCGGCTGCTGCGCCCGGTGGGTCTCATCGACCCCAACTACTCGGTCCGGCTGCACCTGGCCGTCGGCACCGACAGCGCCGACCTGGCCCTGTTCGCCGAGGACGAGGTGACCGAGGCGCTGCGGCTGCCGGCCCGGCCCAAGCTCACCCGGCTCACCGCCGACCTGCTCCAGGGCTACCGGACCGACAGCGGCAACGTGGCGCTGCGGCTGGACGCGGACGGCAGCGCCGCGAAGCTGGGCACCGCCGCGATCAGCGGGGTGCGCAACACCAGCATCGGCAGCCGCGCCTGGGAGCGGGCCGCCGAGTTGCAGACCTCGCTGCGCCAGCGCCGCAACAAGCGGGCCACCAAGCTGTCCTGGTACGAGAACGTCTTCCTGAAGATGCCGGTCAAGAAGGGCACGGTCGTCTTCGAGAGCCACATGGGCAAGCAGTTCTCGGACAGCCCGCGCGCCATCTACGAGGAGATGAAGCGGCAGGGGATCAAGTTCACCCCGATCTGGGTGTACGCGACCCATCCGACCGGTTTCCCGTCCGATGCCAAGCTGGTCCAGCGCAACTCGTGGGCGTACCTCCAGGCGCTCGGCCAGGCCGAGTTCTGGATCGACAACCAGGGCTTCCCGCACGACCTGCGCAAGCGGCCGGAGACCACGTACATCCAGACCTGGCACGGGTCGGCGTTCAAGAAGATGGGCTTCGACGAGGCCACCATCAAGGCGCAGACCGAGCAGTCGCAGCAGCGGTTGCAGCGGGCGATCGACCGGTTCGACGTGTTCCTGGTCCGCTCGGAGCACGACGAACGCACCCTCACCCAGGGCATGCGGGTCGGCGCCGAGCTGCTGCGGGTCGGCTACCCGCGTAACGACGCGCTGGTCAACGGCGGTAACGAGGCCGAGGTCGCCAAGCTGCGCAAGTCGCTGGGGCTCACCGACGGACGGAAGGTGGTGCTGTACGCGCCGACGTTCCGCCCCGAGGAGGTGAACCGCAAGTCCGGCCTGCAACTGCCGTTCGACCTCGACGAGTTCGTGCACCGGTTCGGTGACGACGCCGTGCTGCTGGTCCGCCCGCACTACCTGGTGTCGTTCGCGCTGCCGCCGGCGTACGGGCACTCGGTCCGCAACGTGGCGAACGTGCACGACGTCACGCCGCTGATGCAGATCTCGGACGCGCTGATCACCGACTACTCGTCGCTGATGTTCGACTACTCACTGCTCGACCGGCCGATGATCTTCCATGTGCCGGACTACGACGACTACGTCGGCAGCAGCCGCGGCTCCTATTTCGATCTCGGTTCGATCGCGCCCGGCCCGCTCACCCGTACCTCGGAGGAGCTGATCGCCGCGCTGTCCGACCTGGATGGCAACGCCTCGGCGTACGCCGGCAAGCGCCGCGAGTTCGTGGCCCAGTACGGTGAGTTCGACACCGGTCAGGCCGCCAAGGCCGTGGTCGACCGCTTCTTCCGTTCCGGAGCACGCCGTGGCTGAGACCCGCGACATCTTCATCATCTGCAACAGCGTGAACGAGCTGGGTGGCCTCACCCAGTGGGTGCACGACATCTCACGGCTGTTCACCGCACGCGGCCACCGGGTGCGGCTGATCGGCATGGAGCCGGCCACCGACTACCGGGACTTCGGCTCCGACCTGCCGTACCCGACGTTCACCCTGCACGACGAGCAACTGCCCCGGCGCCGCAAGGCCACCGGCGCGGCGGCGCTCAACCCGGCCCGCACCCTGATGCTGCGCAAGCGGCAGCAGATCTTCGAGGGTGGCGTCCGGCGGCTCAACGAGCTGCTGCGCACCGCGGAGTCCCCGGGCGCCGTGGTGATCGCCTCCCAGGTGTGGGCCGGCGAGTGGGTGGCCGCCGCGGACACCACCGGCATGCAGGTCATCGGCATGTCCCACGAGTCGTTCGAGGCGTGCAAGAACAGCAGCCGCTACAACCGGGTGCTGAAGTTCTACGGGGGCATGGACATCCACCTGTCGCTCACCGACGCCGA includes these proteins:
- the galE gene encoding UDP-glucose 4-epimerase GalE, with protein sequence MKVLIAGGAGFIGSTIASCLLDNGHQPVILDNLVTGRREFCEGRPFYEGDIADPAILDRIFDEHPDITAVVHCAALIVVPESVERPVHYYRENVAKTLEFVDHLIGKGVTRLLFSSSASIYQPGEDFTVDESSALTALSPYARTKLIVEQMLSDITAATPIKVLSLRYFNPIGSDPKMRTGLQLRSPSHALGKLIEVYREGKPFPVTGVDYPTRDGSGIRDYVHVWDLAGAHLRALEVFDTLPFENGSLAINLGTGTGTTVLEFVEAFNQVADRAVEVGHAPRRPGDSAGAYTRSSRAADLLGWRAEHSVADGIRDSLNWFAQRERILPDLSAR
- a CDS encoding bifunctional glycosyltransferase/CDP-glycerol:glycerophosphate glycerophosphotransferase, producing MTSPQPRPPDVTVVVIVYNDAARIETAVRSVLNQSLRSHEVIVCDDHSTDGTQAVVERLVAEHPDVVRYIRLEANSGHCGAPRNRGVAAARGRFIMFLDSDDTLDQHACRNMVAMAEQSHADMVIGRCVRHDVATGKETSWMPWLVQRKVVYESLHDQPELLYDVLSTNKLYRHDFLTRENLVFLEDRLYEDNLFSAHAYLAAKKIAIIPQHIYTWNIERKAANLSITRRAADIRNITDRIIVTRKIDDLLTKHDAGDLRLQKDIRFIENDLRVHLARLGTLPEENQRALVDAARPYLETLQPEAFLQAKPLPAMAAYLARQGDYHGVATVHDYMVGKPFQPHLTADLVVHDGRVYWSDRHLDDELGRAVLDVTELGLQDRPLSKLRLGGRIDSVHRDGDLVTIAGSFVNPLGRITVESAPKAQLVFSERRSKRRVFKTKAQLVVDEQRVGWTVTFEPERLLRPVGLIDPNYSVRLHLAVGTDSADLALFAEDEVTEALRLPARPKLTRLTADLLQGYRTDSGNVALRLDADGSAAKLGTAAISGVRNTSIGSRAWERAAELQTSLRQRRNKRATKLSWYENVFLKMPVKKGTVVFESHMGKQFSDSPRAIYEEMKRQGIKFTPIWVYATHPTGFPSDAKLVQRNSWAYLQALGQAEFWIDNQGFPHDLRKRPETTYIQTWHGSAFKKMGFDEATIKAQTEQSQQRLQRAIDRFDVFLVRSEHDERTLTQGMRVGAELLRVGYPRNDALVNGGNEAEVAKLRKSLGLTDGRKVVLYAPTFRPEEVNRKSGLQLPFDLDEFVHRFGDDAVLLVRPHYLVSFALPPAYGHSVRNVANVHDVTPLMQISDALITDYSSLMFDYSLLDRPMIFHVPDYDDYVGSSRGSYFDLGSIAPGPLTRTSEELIAALSDLDGNASAYAGKRREFVAQYGEFDTGQAAKAVVDRFFRSGARRG